A window of the Dyadobacter pollutisoli genome harbors these coding sequences:
- a CDS encoding peroxiredoxin family protein, whose protein sequence is MNRKLAILFLMLAASITSYSQSAAGTGKIAPFQIRLTNGQQFTSSQLAAGPVVLIYFSPDCDHCQDFTKDMIKNYNVIANKQVVMVTFQAMDMLKPFVTQYRLGSYPNIKVGTEGTSYLVQRYYQIRSFPYIAIYDKKGNLVKTFEGEQPHAEIFKAIKQI, encoded by the coding sequence ATGAACCGAAAATTAGCTATCCTTTTCTTGATGCTGGCAGCCAGCATCACAAGTTACTCTCAATCAGCCGCTGGCACGGGTAAAATCGCGCCATTTCAGATCCGCCTTACCAACGGCCAGCAGTTTACGTCCTCACAGCTTGCAGCCGGCCCGGTCGTATTAATCTACTTTTCGCCGGACTGTGATCATTGTCAGGATTTTACTAAAGACATGATCAAAAACTATAATGTCATCGCCAACAAGCAGGTCGTTATGGTGACATTTCAGGCGATGGATATGCTGAAACCGTTTGTAACCCAGTATCGCTTAGGCTCTTATCCAAATATCAAAGTAGGAACGGAAGGGACTTCCTACCTGGTGCAGCGCTACTACCAGATCCGCTCCTTCCCGTACATTGCTATTTATGACAAAAAAGGGAATCTGGTGAAAACTTTTGAAGGAGAACAGCCTCACGCTGAGATCTTCAAGGCGATCAAACAGATCTGA
- a CDS encoding dihydrodipicolinate synthase family protein, producing the protein MLREELKKLLFEGTVIPAHPLALNANLQLDEKRQRGLTRYYMASGAGGVAIGVHTTQFEIRDPEVNLFEKVLQITADEIDTAHLNRPFIKVAGVCGLTDQAVNEANIAVKYGYDMGLVSMAAFKNEPESDIIEHIKTVAQIIPVFGFYLQAAIGGRVYSYDFWQQFAEIPNVLAIKVAAFNRYQTLDVVRAVCNSSRKDEIALYTGNDDNIVADLITPYRFNINGKIVEKGFVGGLLGHWAVWTERAVGLLSTIKTTIKNKEDLSKLLTLNVEVTDMNAAIFDPSHDFHGCITGVHEVLRRQGLLEGIWTLNPKESLSPGQSEEITRVTEAYPHLIDDDFVARLGKS; encoded by the coding sequence ATGCTTAGAGAAGAATTGAAGAAGCTGCTGTTTGAGGGAACGGTGATTCCTGCGCATCCGCTTGCATTGAATGCGAACCTGCAACTGGACGAAAAAAGGCAGAGGGGCTTGACCAGATATTACATGGCGAGTGGGGCAGGAGGAGTGGCGATAGGCGTGCACACTACCCAGTTCGAGATCCGTGATCCGGAGGTTAACCTGTTTGAAAAAGTGCTCCAAATCACTGCTGATGAGATAGATACGGCGCATCTGAACAGGCCGTTTATTAAGGTAGCCGGTGTTTGCGGATTGACCGATCAGGCTGTAAATGAAGCCAATATTGCCGTGAAATATGGCTATGATATGGGCCTGGTGAGCATGGCTGCATTCAAAAACGAGCCTGAGTCGGACATTATTGAGCACATTAAAACCGTCGCGCAAATCATCCCCGTTTTTGGCTTTTACCTCCAAGCTGCGATCGGCGGCCGGGTGTATAGCTACGATTTCTGGCAACAGTTTGCTGAAATCCCGAATGTGCTGGCCATTAAAGTGGCGGCTTTTAACCGGTACCAGACGCTGGACGTGGTGCGGGCAGTTTGCAACTCGTCACGAAAAGACGAAATCGCATTGTACACCGGTAATGACGATAACATTGTCGCCGACCTGATCACACCTTACCGTTTTAATATCAATGGTAAAATAGTCGAGAAAGGCTTTGTAGGAGGGCTTTTGGGACACTGGGCGGTGTGGACGGAAAGGGCAGTCGGGCTGCTTTCGACCATTAAAACGACCATTAAAAATAAGGAAGACCTCTCTAAATTATTGACCCTGAATGTAGAGGTGACTGATATGAATGCTGCTATTTTTGATCCGTCGCATGACTTCCACGGGTGTATCACGGGTGTACATGAGGTGTTGCGTAGGCAGGGATTGCTGGAAGGAATATGGACGCTGAACCCAAAGGAAAGCCTTTCGCCGGGACAATCTGAGGAAATTACGAGGGTGACGGAAGCTTACCCGCACCTGATCGACGATGATTTTGTGGCGAGACTTGGCAAGTCTTGA
- a CDS encoding NAD-dependent epimerase/dehydratase family protein, which yields MTGTASLEEKWLSPSAALIEDMKSIKGDIMILGAGGKIGPSIARLARQAIERAGLPTRVIAVSRFSEEGLVDALNAEGIETIVANLMDDSQLQALPEVENVLYLAGTKFGTSNNEPYTWAMNTYLPGRVAEKFHKSKIVVYSTGNVYPFTTVASGGATEELRADPVGEYGQSCLGRERLFQYFSSVHGTPLLIYRLNYAIDFRYGVLLEVAKSVLNGKPIDLSTGHVNVIWQGDANEMAIRSLLHCEAPSKILNITGPETVSLRWLAKEFGRIFNTEPQFVNEEQATALLSNAAESFRLFGYPRTTLKQMIGITAQWLQEGGQTINKPTHFQERKGQF from the coding sequence ATGACCGGAACAGCATCATTGGAAGAAAAATGGCTTAGTCCCTCAGCCGCCTTGATTGAGGATATGAAGAGCATCAAAGGGGACATTATGATCCTTGGCGCTGGTGGGAAAATAGGGCCTAGTATCGCCCGGCTTGCCCGCCAGGCGATCGAGCGCGCCGGATTACCTACCCGTGTCATCGCGGTTTCGCGTTTCAGTGAGGAAGGATTGGTTGATGCCCTGAATGCGGAGGGTATCGAGACGATCGTTGCTAACCTCATGGATGATAGTCAGTTGCAGGCACTTCCCGAAGTGGAAAATGTGCTGTACCTGGCCGGTACTAAATTTGGAACATCCAATAATGAACCTTATACCTGGGCGATGAATACCTACCTGCCTGGGCGGGTGGCTGAGAAATTTCATAAGTCAAAAATTGTCGTGTATTCAACGGGTAATGTGTACCCGTTCACTACGGTGGCTTCGGGTGGCGCTACGGAGGAGTTGCGCGCCGATCCCGTGGGGGAATATGGGCAATCATGCCTGGGCCGAGAGCGACTATTCCAGTACTTTTCGTCCGTCCATGGTACGCCGTTGCTGATTTACCGTCTCAACTATGCGATTGATTTCAGATATGGGGTTTTACTGGAAGTGGCCAAATCTGTTTTGAATGGCAAGCCGATCGATCTCAGTACCGGGCATGTGAATGTAATCTGGCAGGGCGATGCGAATGAAATGGCGATCCGTTCGCTGCTGCATTGCGAGGCGCCGTCGAAAATATTGAACATTACCGGCCCGGAGACGGTTTCGTTGCGCTGGCTTGCGAAGGAATTTGGACGTATATTCAATACCGAACCACAGTTTGTAAATGAAGAGCAGGCGACGGCTTTGCTGAGCAATGCCGCGGAGTCGTTCCGGTTGTTTGGCTACCCGCGCACGACGCTGAAACAAATGATCGGTATTACGGCCCAATGGTTACAGGAAGGCGGACAGACTATTAATAAACCTACTCATTTTCAGGAGCGAAAGGGTCAGTTTTAA
- a CDS encoding Nramp family divalent metal transporter, giving the protein MENIQSKLLTWLKSLGPGMITAALVFGPSKMTITSKMGALYGYSLLWLVAVAIFFMAIFTAMATRIGVSTEMSLLATVRKKWGKGAAIAMGIGVFLVATSFQAGNSVGVGIAAGELFHTSPVLWIIFFNLFAICLLFFRSFYSVLEKTMILLIVVMLLSFITTFFWAEPDSGEMLQGLVAPHVPEGSLGLIIAFTASCFSIVGALYQSYLIQERIRANPALKNTQNDSTSGIILLGVMCFIVIVCAAAILKPKGITVNSASDMAKALEPLFGSNASAVFLIGLFGAAFSSVIGNASVGGTLLGDALGLGNNFSSKSVRYLVALVMVIGASVAIRFGKLPLELIVFAQSVTIFVVPFIGTAMYFIGNDKSIMGDRVNSTFVKIFGALGLIIIFSLAIVNSKELFFNNPLFK; this is encoded by the coding sequence TTGGAAAACATTCAAAGCAAACTGCTCACATGGCTTAAATCACTTGGCCCCGGAATGATCACGGCAGCGCTGGTTTTCGGCCCGAGCAAAATGACGATCACTTCGAAAATGGGGGCATTATACGGCTACTCGTTGCTGTGGCTTGTTGCCGTCGCGATTTTCTTTATGGCGATTTTTACTGCGATGGCGACCCGGATAGGTGTATCGACAGAGATGTCGCTGCTGGCGACGGTCAGGAAGAAATGGGGCAAGGGTGCGGCGATTGCGATGGGTATTGGTGTCTTCTTGGTGGCCACATCGTTTCAGGCAGGAAATTCGGTTGGCGTGGGCATAGCGGCCGGTGAGCTCTTTCACACATCGCCTGTCTTGTGGATCATCTTTTTTAATCTGTTTGCGATCTGTTTGTTGTTTTTCCGCAGCTTTTATTCAGTACTCGAAAAAACAATGATCCTTCTGATTGTTGTGATGTTATTGTCGTTTATCACCACTTTTTTTTGGGCCGAACCAGATTCCGGCGAAATGCTTCAAGGCCTGGTAGCGCCTCATGTGCCCGAGGGCTCTTTGGGTCTGATCATTGCATTTACTGCGTCCTGCTTTTCCATCGTAGGCGCCTTATACCAGTCTTATCTGATCCAGGAACGTATCCGGGCCAACCCGGCATTGAAGAATACCCAAAATGACAGTACCAGCGGCATCATTTTGCTGGGTGTCATGTGTTTTATAGTAATTGTGTGTGCAGCAGCCATCTTGAAGCCAAAGGGGATCACTGTCAATTCTGCCAGTGATATGGCCAAGGCATTGGAGCCGCTTTTTGGTAGCAATGCATCCGCTGTTTTTCTGATCGGTTTGTTTGGAGCGGCATTCTCGTCGGTGATTGGCAATGCTTCGGTGGGCGGTACTTTGCTGGGAGACGCGCTGGGTTTGGGAAATAATTTCTCTTCAAAATCAGTACGTTATCTGGTAGCATTGGTGATGGTGATTGGCGCTTCGGTAGCGATCCGCTTTGGCAAGCTGCCGCTGGAACTGATCGTGTTTGCGCAGAGCGTTACCATTTTCGTGGTTCCTTTTATTGGTACTGCAATGTATTTCATTGGAAATGATAAGAGTATCATGGGAGATAGGGTTAACAGCACATTTGTGAAGATTTTTGGCGCATTGGGGCTGATCATTATCTTCTCACTGGCTATCGTGAACAGTAAAGAATTATTTTTTAACAATCCGCTTTTTAAATAA
- a CDS encoding LacI family DNA-binding transcriptional regulator, with translation MEKENTASGVKEIARRANVSTATVDRVLHNRTGVSEKTKKRINDIIKELDYQPNILASRLASKKIITLAVIIPSVSEETDFWLAPLSGIRRAETEIKQYGVQTLTFFFDLNDKESFAEQIKLVLDQDVHGILIAPSFIEETREFAAQCAKRKIPFVFIDSDIPDLQSLSYIGPHLYKSGYVGAKLLTYRLQSDAKVLIINISKETDNFNYSEIEEGFRAYFKDHVQPNDIIRVDISETDYQSVARHLTYLFHLNKDIGAAFVTNSRVHTVASFLKNSHRTHVSLIGYDFVKENVGYLENNVIDFLICHRPEDQGYRGMMALHQTLVMNAAVTRLSYMPIDIVTKENYEFYQN, from the coding sequence ATGGAAAAAGAAAATACCGCTTCTGGAGTGAAGGAAATAGCGAGGCGTGCGAATGTCTCCACCGCAACAGTAGACAGGGTGCTTCATAACAGGACCGGCGTTTCCGAAAAGACTAAAAAACGGATTAACGATATCATCAAGGAGCTTGACTATCAGCCTAATATCCTGGCCAGCAGGCTTGCCTCGAAAAAAATCATTACCCTTGCAGTCATCATTCCGAGCGTTTCGGAGGAAACTGATTTCTGGCTCGCTCCACTGAGCGGGATACGTCGCGCGGAGACGGAGATCAAGCAATACGGCGTTCAGACATTGACTTTTTTCTTCGATCTGAATGATAAAGAGTCGTTTGCAGAACAAATCAAACTGGTACTGGACCAGGACGTGCATGGCATTCTTATCGCGCCTTCCTTTATCGAGGAAACGAGGGAATTTGCGGCACAATGCGCCAAGCGTAAAATTCCGTTTGTGTTCATCGACTCTGACATTCCCGATCTCCAAAGCCTTTCCTACATAGGCCCGCATCTGTACAAGAGTGGGTACGTAGGCGCGAAGCTGCTGACTTACAGGCTGCAAAGTGATGCTAAGGTGCTCATTATCAATATTTCCAAAGAGACCGATAACTTCAATTATTCCGAAATAGAGGAGGGGTTCAGGGCTTATTTCAAAGATCATGTGCAGCCCAACGATATCATCCGGGTTGACATCAGTGAAACGGATTATCAGTCGGTGGCGCGTCACCTCACTTATCTCTTCCATTTAAATAAGGATATAGGGGCTGCTTTTGTGACCAATTCCCGCGTCCATACCGTTGCCTCATTTCTTAAAAACAGTCACCGTACCCACGTATCGCTGATCGGCTATGATTTCGTCAAAGAGAATGTGGGTTATCTTGAAAACAATGTCATAGATTTCCTGATCTGCCACAGACCGGAGGACCAGGGCTACCGGGGCATGATGGCGCTACACCAGACACTGGTGATGAACGCCGCGGTGACGAGGCTGAGTTACATGCCGATCGACATTGTGACGAAGGAAAATTACGAATTCTATCAAAATTGA